Proteins encoded together in one Miscanthus floridulus cultivar M001 chromosome 16, ASM1932011v1, whole genome shotgun sequence window:
- the LOC136512945 gene encoding putative disease resistance RPP13-like protein 1, giving the protein MAEAVVGWLVCPIIKIVVEKAASDRIKWMGDGVSKALERLRNTLLHLQTVASAVQLRGSTDRCRNLRAWLQQLMDAVYEAQDVLDDFDDSVPHPESSVVRFGKRILGADERVNRLKDVVEKLETIHAGSSMLLSATETIASASVSRQPSGSNHTGPMRPDEDAVVGREKELQEMVSWLVDTPDADAKPVSVPIAAIWGHGGMGKTTLVQLLFKDQKVISAFDLMIWVRPDAKDNEFELARQILQSANVDVPDSMKSFHRLQTDLQEKVSSRKFLLVIDDVWNREDMDMKGIDYREMWAKVLAPLRHGESTGSKIVVTTRQKIVVTALEAREFYLGNLPDNDIWSLFTRYAFGDDKIDKWSPELQGIGRKIAEKLRGSPLLAKAVGQMLGSNRREDYWRNVLGKDGFDDISKTLELCYQNLPEHLQPCFAICSLFPKNWRFKRDKLVKIWMALDFIQPTSGKAQLEDVGSEYFDQLVERSFFHRQKLGRRRYYYIHDLMHDLAEKISRFDCERVEDAKKEIPKTIRHLSVSGDSDTVAQLKSRCDLKRLRTLLILKNPSSSLDQLPGDFFTELKGLRVLSLEGCNIIRLSERIGNLKYLRYLALCKSTTKLPQALTKLYRLQTFSSPKGSGLEVPEDIVNLTRLRHLDMDTSKITGIGKLVHLQGSVKFHVKNEKGHTLGDLDGMSSLRKELHIKNLDVVTKQEEACKAGLNRKENVKVLELEWNSTGKSVPSVEAEVLDGLEPHQYVKRLIIRRYHGNRSPNWLSTSLKESNFYFKYLHLINCRKWEVLPPLGQLPCLKVLHLKEMCSVKKIGREFCGTNPIAFPYLEELEFDDMPQWVEWTQAEKSTDMFPKLRKLKLLNCPELIKVPQLPLFVRKVSVKNTGFVSQLKLSSSSSPSKARKFALDTCSATVLTNGLMHKQQLESIAILTLRNCQDVKFEELHVLTSLKRLQISHSSINDEQLCTCLRGLQALTWLEISNCNNITCLPQMESSDCLTKLHELHIQQCSEFSSLHSMPSFAALESVLIENCSKITVKSFPTNFNSNTTLRKLSIMNCAELESLPSGFPSSLQVLHLIGCKPNLMNQLQLKDGPEWDKVASIPIKQIR; this is encoded by the coding sequence ATGGCGGAGGCGGTGGTCGGCTGGCTGGTGTGCCCGATCATCAAGATCGTCGTCGAAAAGGCCGCCTCCGACAGGATCAAGTGGATGGGCGACGGCGTCTCCAAGGCGCTAGAGCGCCTCCGGAACACGCTGCTCCATCTCCAGACCGTGGCGAGCGCCGTCCAGCTGCGAGGCTCCACGGACAGGTGCCGGAACCTCCGTGCGTGGCTGCAGCAGCTCATGGACGCCGTGTACGAAGCTCAAGACGTCCTCGACGACTTCGACGACTCGGTCCCACACCCTGAATCCTCCGTCGTCAGGTTCGGCAAGCGGATCTTGGGCGCCGACGAGCGCGTCAACAGGCTCAAGGACGTCGTCGAGAAGCTGGAGACCATCCACGCTGGCTCTTCGATGCTGCTGTCAGCCACGGAGACCATCGCGTCGGCGTCAGTGTCGCGCCAACCGAGCGGCAGCAACCACACGGGCCCTATGCGCCCGGACGAGGACGCCGTGGTCGGGCGCGAGAAGGAGCTGCAAGAGATGGTGTCCTGGCTTGTCGACACGCCCGACGCCGACGCCAAGCCCGTGTCCGTCCCCATCGCCGCGATCTGGGGCCATGGCGGGATGGGGAAGACCACGCTGGTGCAGCTCCTGTTCAAGGATCAGAAGGTAATCTCCGCCTTCGACCTCATGATCTGGGTCCGGCCTGACGCCAAGGACAACGAGTTTGAGCTCGCCAGGCAAATCCTGCAGTCCGCCAATGTCGACGTGCCAGACAGTATGAAGAGCTTCCACAGGCTACAAACTGACCTCCAGGAGAAAGTCTCGTCGCGCAAGTTCCTGCTGGTGATCGACGATGTCTGGAACAGGGAGGACATGGACATGAAGGGGATTGACTACCGTGAGATGTGGGCTAAGGTGCTGGCACCCCTCAGGCACGGGGAGTCAACGGGGAGCAAGATTGTGGTCACCACAAGGCAAAAGATAGTGGTGACAGCGCTTGAAGCACGCGAGTTCTACTTGGGCAACTTGCCGGACAATGATATCTGGTCTCTGTTCACAAGGTATGCCTTTGGTGACGACAAGATTGATAAGTGGTCTCCCGAGCTGCAAGGCATTGGGAGGAAAATCGCTGAAAAGCTCAGGGGCTCACCATTGTTGGCGAAGGCCGTCGGACAGATGCTGGGAAGCAACCGCAGGGAAGACTATTGGAGGAACGTGCTTGGGAAGGATGGCTTCGATGATATTTCCAAAACATTAGAGTTGTGCTACCAGAATTTACCAGAGCACCTGCAACCATGCTTTGCAATCTGTAGCTTGTTCCCGAAGAACTGGAGGTTCAAGCGCGACAAGCTGGTGAAGATTTGGATGGCCCTTGATTTCATCCAGCCAACTAGTGGGAAGGCCCAATTGGAGGATGTGGGAAGCGAGTACTTTGATCAGCTTGTGGAGAGGTCATTTTTCCATAGGCAAAAGCTGGGGCGTCGGAGGTACTATTACATCCACGACCTGATGCATGATTTGGCCGAGAAGATTTCTCGATTCGATTGCGAGAGAGTTGAAGATGCAAAGAAAGAGATCCCCAAGACAATCCGGCACTTATCTGTGTCCGGTGATAGTGATACGGTGGCGCAGCTCAAGAGCCGATGTGACCTGAAAAGATTGCGCACACTACTGATTCTCAAGAACCCTTCCTCTTCGTTGGATCAACTGCCAGGAGATTTTTTCACAGAGCTGAAAGGCCTTCGAGTTCTTAGTTTGGAAGGCTGCAATATCATTCGTCTATCGGAGAGGATTGGAAACCTTAAATACCTCAGATACCTGGCACTTTGCAAATCAACCACCAAGCTTCCACAAGCACTGACAAAGCTCTATCGTCTTCAAACCTTTAGTAGTCCTAAGGGGTCTGGCCTTGAGGTCCCGGAAGATATTGTAAACCTGACACGTCTGCGGCATTTGGACATGGATACATCCAAAATCACTGGCATTGGGAAACTGGTTCACCTGCAGGGATCAGTTAAGTTCCatgttaaaaatgaaaagggcCATACTTTAGGAGACTTGGATGGTATGAGCAGTCTGCGTAAAGAGCTTCATATAAAGAACCTTGATGTTGTAACAAAGCAAGAAGAAGCCTGCAAGGCTGGATTAAACAGGAAGGAGAATGTTAAGGTACTGGAATTAGAATGGAACTCGACTGGTAAGAGTGTTCCCTCTGTTGAGGCTGAAGTTTTGGATGGTCTTGAGCCGCACCAATATGTTAAAAGGCTTATAATTAGAAGATATCATGGTAATAGATCACCAAACTGGCTGAGCACAAGCTTGAAGGAGAGCAACTTCTACTTCAAATACCTGCATTTGATCAACTGTAGAAAATGGGAGGTCCTGCCTCCTCTCGGGCAGCTTCCATGTCTCAAGGTTTTGCATTTGAAAGAAATGTGCTCAGTGAAAAAAATCGGCCGTGAATTTTGTGGAACCAATCCAATTGCATTTCCATATTTGGAGGAACTTGAATTTGATGATATGCCTCAGTGGGTTGAGTGGACCCAAGCAGAGAAGAGCACTGATATGTTTCCTAAACTCCGCAAGTTGAAGCTTTTGAACTGTCCTGAGTTGATTAAGGTGCCTCAGCTCCCTCTATTTGTGCGGAAGGTCTCAGTAAAAAATACAGGATTTGTTTCACAACTAAAACTATCCTCCTCTTCCTCGCCATCAAAAGCACGCAAGTTTGCATTAGACACATGCTCTGCCACTGTCCTTACAAATGGCTTAATGCACAAGCAACAACTGGAATCAATTGCTATTTTGACTCTGAGGAACTGTCAAGATGTAAAGTTTGAAGAGCTTCATGTGTTGACTTCCTTAAAGAGGTTGCAAATATCTCATTCAAGCATAAATGATGAGCAGCTATGCACTTGTTTGAGGGGTTTACAAGCGCTTACCTGGCTGGAGATATCTAATTGCAACAACATCACATGCCTTCCACAGATGGAAAGTTCAGACTGCTTAACAAAACTTCATGAGCTACACATTCAGCAGTGCTCTGAATTTTCCTCTCTACACTCTATGCCAAGTTTTGCGGCACTAGAAAGTGTATTGATCGAAAATTGCTCCAAGATCACTGTGAAATCTTTCCCTACCAACTTCAACAGCAACACCACTCTGAGAAAACTGAGCATAATGAATTGTGCTGAGTTGGAGTCTTTGCCAAGTGGCTTCCCATCTTCTCTGCAAGTTCTTCATTTAATTGGGTGCAAACCAAATTTGATGAACCAACTACAACTCAAGGATGGACCAGAATGGGATAAAGTAGCTAGTATTCCCATAAAACAAATCCGTTGA